AAAAATACCCATTGCAAATGGTTACTCCTCACCCTCGATATTCCTATCACACGCACCATGACGGTAAGGGAACATGGATAAACGAAATTCCAGAACATAGGGTGCTTAAAGAAGATGGACACTATTATTGGATTATTCGCATCAATCCTTTGGACGCTGAAGCTCGTGGAATTAAGGACGGTGACATAGTTAGGGTATACAATGATAGAGGATCCGTCCTCTGCGTGGCAAAAGTAACACATAGAGTCAGACCGGGTGTTGTCCACGGATGGGAGTCATGCAACATCTATGAACCAATCGGTGAACCCGGTGATCCAAACTCGGTGGACCGTGGGGGCTGTCTAAACATACTAACGCCTTCAAGATATCAATCTAAAAATGCTTGCGGTATGGCGCCTAACTCTTGCCTAGTGGAAGTGGAGAAGTGGAGGGGACAGTAAATGGCGAATTGGGCAATGGTGGTTGACATAACGAAATGCAACGGATGTTACAACTGTTTCATTGCATGTAAAGATGAATTCTGGGATAACGAATATCCTCCATATTCGTCAGCGCAACCTAGGCATGGACATTTCTGGATGCAGGTTTTCACAAGGGAGAGGGGCCAATTCCCCCATGTGCGCGTGGCATATATGCCCGTACCCTGCATGCACTGCGACAACGCGCCATGTATTGACAGGGCAAAAAACGGTGCAATTTACAAAAGGCTAGACGGGATCATAATAATTGACCCAGCAAAATCGTTCGGTCAGAAACAGTTAGTCGAAGCTTGCCCGTATGGCGTTATTTTCTGGAATGAGGAGAGAAGAATTCCGCAGAAATGTACTTTTTGCGCCCACCTCCTTGACAAAGGCTGGAAAGAGCCGAGATGTGTGCAGGCATGTCCAACTGGAGCACTGATAT
The sequence above is drawn from the Candidatus Bathyarchaeota archaeon genome and encodes:
- a CDS encoding oxidoreductase; protein product: MANWAMVVDITKCNGCYNCFIACKDEFWDNEYPPYSSAQPRHGHFWMQVFTRERGQFPHVRVAYMPVPCMHCDNAPCIDRAKNGAIYKRLDGIIIIDPAKSFGQKQLVEACPYGVIFWNEERRIPQKCTFCAHLLDKGWKEPRCVQACPTGALI